From the genome of Sulfurimonas sp., one region includes:
- a CDS encoding diguanylate cyclase domain-containing protein has translation MDKQIVAPNLLRIIDSIEEGRFEIAAKWIEVPSVVSVLKNRKISTNKFKDNFGVQIIEYFIAVVREEQMAGDCPIMSKLVNYLLDKAINPKEVFNICMGFRKMLLTYIFEKNLNGENSIEIMNELADIFDANLSGVLDIFTDLYKRQQERIIKSQEKDIKYKQVSQIINFIYNKIIIVKDGKIVMANKAFLELTNSSSIKEFYKKHADHIKDENNHNKKNYCIGNIDDWLKDICENNNSFNVNAFNYKMEKVFTYNGRVTLLPDNDEEKYIISFNNVSTFIDQNSKLKKDLEVDKLTGMYNYIKFENILHEEVSKLENVYKRSALAVIDIDSLKSKEESITVSQYNKIVLKAAKVIQKNICSDSYAAHLHDTIFAILLPVEDQQDSYDWCNKLFVELNKIGERVNFALSCFDYSENVNHSLRHALSLVEKAKKLKDNAIVTDFDNVHESELLENQEKFISLLEKSKCVDMTTYYKELPILSSNEIVYSDNCCVKVRTSKKQLISIEPNKNIYFKLPNLDNIKAKIKDIDKENKTITLHNFKESKESPIIRKYFRIKAEENIQATIIYEDKAVTTTLIDLNSKTLSLLCTDLDFLEVGLEVKVYIELYLKDEIHKINSPGKIMKIVENEDNYKIIIECFYSMQDESVINNYISLRQLDIVKEIHDKSL, from the coding sequence ATGGATAAACAGATTGTAGCTCCAAATCTTTTACGCATTATAGATTCTATCGAAGAAGGTAGATTTGAAATTGCTGCTAAATGGATAGAGGTACCTTCTGTAGTATCTGTTTTAAAAAACCGCAAAATCTCAACTAATAAATTCAAAGACAATTTTGGTGTACAAATTATTGAATACTTTATCGCTGTAGTTAGAGAGGAGCAAATGGCGGGAGACTGCCCTATTATGAGCAAGCTCGTAAACTATCTTCTAGATAAAGCTATAAACCCTAAAGAAGTTTTTAATATATGTATGGGTTTTAGAAAAATGCTACTAACATACATTTTTGAGAAAAACTTAAATGGCGAAAACAGCATAGAGATAATGAATGAATTAGCAGATATATTTGATGCTAACCTTTCAGGTGTTTTAGACATCTTTACTGATCTATATAAAAGACAACAAGAACGTATTATAAAATCTCAAGAGAAAGATATTAAATACAAACAAGTATCTCAAATAATTAACTTTATATACAACAAAATCATCATTGTAAAAGATGGAAAAATAGTTATGGCTAACAAGGCTTTTCTAGAACTAACAAACAGCTCAAGTATAAAAGAGTTTTATAAAAAGCATGCAGACCATATTAAAGATGAAAACAATCATAATAAAAAGAACTACTGTATTGGAAACATTGATGATTGGTTAAAAGATATATGTGAAAACAACAACTCTTTTAATGTAAATGCTTTCAACTATAAGATGGAAAAAGTTTTTACATATAACGGTAGAGTTACACTTTTACCTGATAACGATGAAGAGAAGTACATCATAAGCTTCAACAATGTCTCAACGTTCATCGATCAAAACAGTAAGTTAAAAAAAGACCTCGAAGTAGATAAGTTAACAGGTATGTATAACTATATAAAGTTTGAGAATATTTTACATGAAGAAGTTTCCAAACTAGAAAATGTTTATAAAAGATCAGCACTTGCTGTAATAGATATAGACAGTTTAAAGTCAAAAGAGGAATCAATAACAGTTTCACAATACAATAAAATAGTTCTAAAAGCTGCAAAAGTCATCCAAAAAAATATCTGCAGCGATAGCTATGCAGCACACTTACATGATACGATATTTGCAATATTACTTCCTGTAGAGGACCAGCAAGATAGTTACGACTGGTGCAATAAGCTCTTTGTTGAGTTAAATAAGATTGGTGAAAGGGTTAATTTTGCACTTTCATGTTTCGATTACTCTGAAAACGTAAACCACTCCCTTCGTCATGCTTTAAGCTTAGTAGAAAAAGCAAAAAAACTAAAAGACAATGCCATAGTGACTGATTTTGACAATGTCCATGAGTCAGAACTACTTGAAAATCAAGAGAAGTTTATATCTCTTTTAGAAAAATCAAAATGTGTAGATATGACAACTTATTATAAAGAGTTACCAATACTAAGTTCCAATGAGATAGTATATTCAGATAACTGTTGTGTCAAAGTGCGTACTTCAAAAAAACAACTTATATCTATTGAACCAAATAAAAATATATACTTTAAACTTCCTAACCTAGATAATATAAAAGCTAAAATAAAAGATATAGATAAAGAAAATAAAACTATTACTCTACATAATTTTAAAGAGAGCAAAGAGTCACCTATAATTAGGAAATATTTTCGTATAAAAGCGGAAGAGAATATACAAGCTACTATAATTTATGAAGACAAAGCCGTGACAACTACACTTATAGATTTAAATTCTAAAACTCTTTCTCTTCTTTGCACAGACTTGGACTTTTTAGAAGTTGGTTTAGAAGTCAAAGTTTACATTGAACTTTATTTAAAAGATGAAATACATAAAATAAACTCTCCTGGAAAAATAATGAAAATTGTAGAGAATGAAGACAATTATAAAATCATTATAGAGTGTTTTTACAGTATGCAAGACGAATCTGTTATAAATAACTATATCTCTTTAAGACAGCTAGATATCGTAAAAGAGATACACGATAAAAGTCTGTAA
- a CDS encoding pyrimidine/purine nucleoside phosphorylase, which produces MNLENITIKKEANIYYDGKVTSRTIYLADGSEQSLGVMLPGEYTFNTGKAEIMEMMSGELEIRLPGESDFKKLNTPESFNVPANSSFDLKIKTVTDYCCSYI; this is translated from the coding sequence ATGAATTTAGAAAACATAACAATAAAAAAAGAAGCAAATATCTACTATGACGGTAAAGTAACTAGCCGTACTATCTATTTAGCAGATGGTAGTGAGCAAAGCCTAGGTGTAATGCTGCCTGGTGAGTATACTTTTAACACTGGTAAAGCTGAGATCATGGAGATGATGAGTGGTGAACTTGAGATCAGACTACCTGGTGAGAGTGATTTTAAAAAGCTTAACACACCTGAGAGTTTCAATGTACCGGCTAACTCTTCATTTGATTTAAAGATTAAGACTGTAACTGATTATTGTTGTAGTTACATTTAA